Proteins from a genomic interval of Oncorhynchus nerka isolate Pitt River linkage group LG13, Oner_Uvic_2.0, whole genome shotgun sequence:
- the LOC115140332 gene encoding reticulon-4 receptor-like yields MYSKIMKTSLVEGGRLLFLVVWLNLVSRGVDGCPAKCVCYSEPRPTVACQQQGLFSIPTEIPVRSQRIFLQSNKLTVVRSTSFSSVHNLTVLWMYSNNISHIEAGAFYGLERLEELDIGDNSNLRIISPTAFRGLSKLHTLHLHRCGLSELPVGAFQGLFSLQYLYLQDNNLLALHNDTFLDLANLTYLFLHNNKIKTVSDHMLRGLINLDRLLLHQNRVIYVQPRAFSDLGKLTTLFLFYNNLTVLTGETMDPLVSLQYLRLNGNQWVCDCRASTLWDWFKRFKGSSSELECNVPLELFGKDLKRLKSNDLEGCVETPQIQTQLFSSKPRSGKSPSTENPLGDGIPRCCLPDNDKSSIISGKTIADPSSYNSRQITNNPLKEKENISKTKFREHERTKNETIRNKQSLNDGPLGTLSNNLDQSLVQIEDLEPSTAPTRKKKKCTKKPKSDAQCLKGHGSTMQVALSSLFMSIIWIWFSLAMS; encoded by the coding sequence gggGGCGACTCCTGTTCCTGGTTGTGTGGCTAAACCTGGTGTCTCGAGGAGTGGATGGCTGCCCGGCCAAATGTGTGTGTTACAGCGAACCACGGCCCACCGTGGCCTGCCAGCAGCAAGGACTGTTCTCCATCCCTACCGAGATCCCTGTGCGGAGCCAGCGTATATTTCTCCAGAGCAACAAGCTGACCGTGGTCCGCTCCACCAGCTTCAGCTCCGTGCACAACCTTACCGTCCTCTGGATGTACTCCAACAATATCAGCCACATTGAGGCCGGGGCCTTCTACGGTCTGGAGCGGCTAGAGGAGCTGGACATTGGGGACAACAGTAACCTGAGGATCATCAGCCCGACAGCCTTCAGGGGTCTGTCCAAGCTTCACACCCTCCACCTGCACAGGTGCGGCCTGTCGGAGTTACCTGTCGGAGCGTTCCAGGGACTGTTCTCCTTGCAGTACCTCTAcctgcaggacaataacctgctgGCCCTGCACAACGACACCTTCCTGGACCTGGCCAACCTCACCTATCTGTTCCTGCACAACAACAAGATCAAGACCGTATCGGACCACATGCTGCGCGGCCTCATCAACCTTGACCGCCTGCTGCTACACCAGAACCGGGTCATCTACGTCCAGCCGAGGGCATTCAGCGACCTGGGGAAGCTGACCACGCTGTTCCTGTTCTACAACAACCTTACCGTGCTGACCGGGGAGACCATGGACCCGCTGGTGTCCCTGCAATACCTGCGTCTCAATGGGAACCAGTGGGTGTGTGACTGTCGGGCCAGTACCCTATGGGACTGGTTCAAACGCTTCAAGGGCTCCAGCTCTGAGCTCGAATGTAACGTCCCCCTGGAATTGTTCGGGAAGGACCTGAAACGGCTGAAGAGTAACGACCTGGAAGGGTGTGTGGAGACACCCCAGATCCAGACCCAGCTCTTCAGCTCCAAGCCGCGTTCCGGAAAATCCCCCTCCACTGAAAATCCTCTGGGAGATGGAATTCCCAGATGTTGTCTTCCAGACAACGATAAGTCCTCTATCATCTCCGGGAAAACGATCGCTGACCCCTCATCTTACAACAGCCGTCAAATCACCAACAACCCCCTCAAGGAGAAGGAGAACATATCCAAGACCAAATTCAGAGAGCATGAGCGAACGAAAAACGAGACCATCCGGAATAAGCAGAGTCTCAACGACGGGCCTCTGGGGACCCTGTCCAACAACCTTGACCAGTCATTGGTTCAAATTGAAGACCTGGAACCCTCTACAGCCCCAACCAGGAAGAAAAAGAAGTGCACTAAAAAGCCCAAATCTGACGCCCAGTGTCTCAAAGGCCATGGATCTACAATGCAGGTGGCGCTGAGTTCTCTCTTCATGTCCATAATCTGGATCTGGTTCTCGTTGGCCATGTCTTAG